One Bacillus sp. FJAT-52991 genomic region harbors:
- a CDS encoding pitrilysin family protein, with protein MIKKFTCNNGVRIVLEEIPTVRSAAIGIWIATGSRDETPENNGISHFLEHMFFKGTETKSAKEIAESFDSIGGQVNAFTSKEYTCYYAKVLDNHASYALSTLADMFFHSSFEQKEMDKEKNVVAEEIKMYEDTPDDIVHDLLSRAVYENHPLGYPILGTEETLSTFTRDTLKQYMHDMYTPDRVVISIAGNVSEELVKQAESLFGSYEGGSRPANGTAPAFYCNKLSRKKETEQAHLCLGFQGLPLGNEDIYSLIILNNIVGGSMSSRLFQEVREQRGLAYSVFSYHSSFQDSGLVTIYGGTGAKQLDQLFETIQGTLSSLKREGITAKELHNSKEQLKGSLMLSLESTNSRMSRNGKNELVLRKHRSLDEIVGLIDRVTLESVNRMSEIIFTEDYSAALISPDGKLPASI; from the coding sequence TTGATAAAGAAATTCACTTGTAATAATGGAGTTAGAATCGTATTGGAAGAAATTCCAACTGTTAGATCCGCGGCGATCGGAATTTGGATTGCCACAGGTTCAAGAGATGAAACGCCTGAAAATAATGGGATTTCTCATTTTCTTGAACATATGTTTTTTAAAGGAACAGAAACAAAGTCAGCGAAAGAAATCGCAGAAAGCTTTGATAGTATCGGTGGGCAAGTCAATGCATTCACGTCAAAAGAATACACTTGTTACTATGCCAAAGTGCTAGATAATCATGCTTCTTATGCGTTATCAACTCTTGCGGATATGTTCTTTCATTCATCATTTGAACAAAAAGAGATGGATAAAGAGAAGAATGTAGTAGCAGAGGAAATTAAAATGTATGAGGATACACCGGATGATATTGTTCATGATCTTTTAAGTCGGGCAGTGTATGAGAACCATCCGCTTGGTTATCCAATTCTTGGAACGGAAGAAACGTTGTCAACATTTACAAGAGATACATTAAAGCAGTATATGCATGATATGTATACACCGGACCGTGTAGTGATCTCCATTGCTGGGAATGTTAGCGAAGAATTGGTGAAACAAGCGGAGTCACTATTTGGAAGCTACGAAGGGGGCAGCCGACCAGCGAACGGAACGGCACCTGCATTTTATTGTAATAAGCTTTCTAGAAAAAAAGAAACTGAACAAGCTCATTTATGTTTAGGGTTTCAAGGGCTTCCTCTAGGGAATGAAGATATTTATAGTCTTATTATACTAAATAATATCGTTGGAGGTAGCATGTCATCTCGTTTGTTCCAAGAAGTTCGTGAGCAAAGAGGACTAGCTTATTCCGTCTTTTCTTATCATTCGTCTTTTCAAGATAGTGGGCTGGTAACGATCTATGGAGGGACTGGAGCGAAACAGCTCGATCAGTTATTTGAAACGATCCAAGGTACACTGAGCTCTTTGAAAAGAGAGGGTATTACAGCGAAGGAGCTACACAATAGCAAGGAACAGTTAAAAGGCAGCTTAATGCTTAGCCTTGAAAGTACAAACAGCCGAATGAGTCGGAATGGCAAAAATGAACTCGTTTTAAGAAAGCATCGCTCTTTAGATGAAATTGTCGGTTTAATCGATCGTGTGACACTCGAGTCGGTTAACCGTATGTCTGAAATCATATTTACCGAAGATTATTCTGCGGCTCTTATCAGTCCGGACGGAAAACTGCCGGCTTCTATATAA
- the ribF gene encoding bifunctional riboflavin kinase/FAD synthetase gives MEMIMLHHPHQLHREDLPPLVIALGFFDGVHKGHQQVIQTAVNKARELGIKSAVMTFDPHPSVVLGRKHKQIKYITPLQEKKHVMESLGVDYLFVVRFTSDFAALEPQQFIDHYIIGLHVLHVVAGFDYTYGRLGKGTMETIHFHSRDQFDFTTVDKFEYEAEKVSSTRIRTLLEDGQMDMVKQLIGRPYEVRGTVIHGDKRGRKIGFPTANIEVSADFITPKTGVYAVKIKVKGHWYNGVCNIGYRPTFKNPDEPSLSIEVHIFDFQHSIYGEEVAIQWFIHIRGEQKFNGIEELVRQIEKDKQMAMDCLVKQS, from the coding sequence GTGGAAATGATCATGTTGCACCATCCTCATCAATTACATAGAGAAGACTTACCACCGCTCGTTATAGCTCTTGGTTTTTTTGACGGTGTACATAAAGGTCATCAGCAAGTGATTCAAACAGCAGTAAACAAAGCACGAGAGTTAGGTATCAAAAGTGCCGTGATGACATTCGACCCGCATCCCTCTGTTGTGTTAGGTCGAAAGCATAAGCAAATTAAATATATTACCCCATTACAAGAGAAAAAACACGTCATGGAATCGCTTGGTGTGGATTACTTATTTGTTGTGCGATTCACCTCTGACTTCGCTGCTTTAGAACCGCAGCAATTCATTGACCATTATATTATCGGTCTACACGTCTTGCACGTAGTAGCTGGTTTTGATTATACGTACGGTAGACTAGGCAAGGGAACGATGGAGACGATTCATTTTCATTCTCGAGACCAATTTGATTTTACGACGGTTGATAAATTCGAGTATGAGGCAGAAAAGGTTAGCTCAACGAGAATACGAACACTTCTTGAAGATGGACAAATGGACATGGTGAAGCAATTAATTGGTCGGCCATACGAAGTGAGAGGTACGGTTATTCACGGAGATAAGCGAGGACGAAAAATCGGCTTTCCAACCGCGAATATTGAAGTAAGTGCTGATTTTATCACTCCTAAAACGGGTGTTTACGCAGTGAAGATCAAGGTGAAAGGTCATTGGTATAACGGAGTTTGTAATATCGGATACAGACCAACCTTTAAAAATCCAGATGAACCTTCATTATCGATTGAAGTACATATTTTTGATTTTCAACATTCGATCTATGGAGAGGAAGTCGCTATTCAATGGTTTATCCATATTCGGGGGGAACAGAAATTTAACGGTATTGAAGAGCTTGTCCGCCAAATTGAAAAGGATAAACAAATGGCCATGGACTGTTTGGTTAAGCAATCATAA
- the pnp gene encoding polyribonucleotide nucleotidyltransferase translates to MEQGKQTFSIEWAGRTLTVEIGEVAKQANGAALIHYGDTVVLSTATASKEAKAVDFFPLTVNYEERLYAVGKIPGGFIKREGRPSEKATLASRLIDRPIRPLFADGFRNEVQVISIVMSVDQDCSSEMAAMFGSSLALSISDIPFEGPIAGAVVGRIDGEFIINPSVEQMESSDMNLTVAGTKDAINMVEAGADEVPEEVMLEAIMFGHEEIKRMIAFQEEIVQAVGKEKIAVELYEIDFDIEQKIRTLCEQDMVQAIQVQEKHAREEAITAVKDAVKDKFIEEEADDETMKQVGQMLDKLVKEEVRRLITVEKIRPDGRQIDEIRPLASTIGILPRTHGSGMFTRGQTQVLSICTLGALGDVQILDGLGVEESKRFMHHYNFPSFSVGETRPLRAPGRREIGHGALGERALEPIVPSEKDFPYTIRLVSEVLESNGSSSQASICASTMAMMDAGVPIKAPVAGIAMGLVKSGEHYTVLTDIQGLEDHLGDMDFKVAGTSKGVTALQMDIKIEGLSREILEEALQQAKTGRMQILDHMMATISQPREELSAYAPKILTMKINPDKIRDVIGPSGKQINKIIDETGVKIDIEQDGTIFISSTEAAKNNQAKKIIEDIVREVEVGQMYLGTVKRIEKFGAFVELFPGKDGLVHISELAEERVRKVEDVVALGDQLLVKVINIDDQGRVNISRKAVLKEQKEAAEKQQQES, encoded by the coding sequence ATGGAGCAAGGGAAACAAACATTTTCCATAGAATGGGCAGGCCGAACGCTGACAGTAGAAATCGGCGAGGTCGCTAAACAAGCAAATGGAGCAGCATTAATCCATTATGGAGATACGGTTGTGTTAAGCACAGCAACAGCATCAAAAGAAGCAAAAGCAGTAGACTTTTTCCCATTGACAGTAAATTATGAAGAACGTTTATATGCGGTAGGAAAAATCCCGGGTGGATTTATTAAACGTGAAGGTCGTCCGAGTGAAAAAGCGACGTTGGCAAGTCGCTTAATCGATCGTCCGATTCGTCCTTTGTTTGCAGACGGATTCCGTAATGAAGTACAAGTCATTAGTATCGTGATGAGTGTGGATCAAGATTGTTCCTCTGAAATGGCGGCTATGTTTGGCTCTTCTTTAGCGCTAAGCATTTCTGATATCCCATTCGAAGGTCCAATTGCCGGTGCCGTTGTAGGACGCATTGATGGGGAGTTCATTATCAATCCATCTGTTGAGCAAATGGAAAGCAGTGATATGAACTTAACCGTTGCTGGTACGAAAGATGCCATCAACATGGTTGAAGCAGGAGCGGATGAAGTACCTGAAGAAGTGATGCTTGAAGCGATTATGTTTGGGCATGAAGAAATTAAACGGATGATTGCTTTCCAAGAGGAAATTGTTCAAGCGGTTGGAAAAGAAAAGATCGCAGTGGAACTATATGAAATTGACTTCGACATTGAGCAAAAAATTCGGACACTTTGTGAGCAAGATATGGTTCAAGCGATTCAAGTACAAGAAAAGCACGCTCGTGAAGAAGCGATCACAGCAGTAAAAGATGCAGTGAAAGACAAATTCATTGAAGAAGAAGCCGATGACGAAACAATGAAACAAGTGGGACAAATGTTAGATAAGCTTGTGAAGGAAGAAGTTCGTCGTTTAATTACGGTAGAAAAAATTCGACCAGATGGACGTCAAATCGATGAGATTCGTCCGCTAGCGTCCACAATCGGTATTTTGCCGCGTACGCATGGTTCTGGAATGTTCACGCGTGGGCAAACGCAAGTACTAAGCATCTGTACACTTGGTGCTCTAGGCGATGTGCAAATTTTAGATGGATTAGGCGTAGAAGAATCAAAACGCTTTATGCATCATTACAATTTCCCTTCCTTCAGTGTTGGTGAAACTCGTCCTCTTCGCGCGCCGGGTCGCCGTGAAATTGGACATGGTGCTTTAGGAGAAAGAGCACTTGAACCAATCGTTCCTAGTGAAAAGGATTTCCCATACACAATTCGTCTTGTATCAGAAGTATTAGAATCGAATGGTTCGTCTTCTCAAGCAAGTATTTGTGCAAGTACGATGGCGATGATGGATGCTGGTGTACCAATTAAAGCGCCAGTAGCTGGAATTGCGATGGGTCTAGTGAAATCTGGTGAACATTATACCGTATTAACAGATATTCAAGGGCTAGAAGACCACTTAGGTGATATGGACTTTAAAGTTGCAGGTACATCTAAAGGGGTAACGGCGCTTCAAATGGATATTAAGATTGAAGGGCTTAGCCGAGAAATTCTTGAAGAAGCATTGCAACAAGCAAAAACAGGTCGTATGCAGATTTTAGACCATATGATGGCTACGATCTCTCAACCACGTGAAGAATTATCTGCTTATGCACCGAAAATTTTAACAATGAAAATTAACCCAGATAAGATCCGTGATGTTATTGGACCAAGCGGAAAACAAATCAATAAAATCATTGATGAGACAGGGGTTAAAATTGACATCGAGCAAGATGGAACGATTTTCATTTCTTCTACAGAGGCAGCTAAAAATAATCAAGCAAAGAAAATTATTGAAGACATCGTTCGTGAGGTGGAAGTTGGCCAAATGTACTTAGGAACGGTGAAGCGCATTGAGAAGTTCGGTGCTTTTGTTGAACTATTCCCAGGTAAAGACGGTCTCGTTCATATTTCTGAATTAGCAGAAGAGCGAGTTCGTAAAGTGGAGGATGTCGTTGCTCTTGGAGATCAATTATTGGTGAAAGTGATCAATATTGATGATCAAGGCCGAGTGAATATTTCTCGTAAAGCGGTATTAAAAGAGCAGAAGGAAGCAGCTGAAAAGCAGCAGCAAGAATCTTAA
- a CDS encoding YlxQ family RNA-binding protein: protein MKQPQWVGLIGLANRARKIISGEELTVKEIQRGQAKLIVLSMDASPNTKKKIQDKASFYQVPVRWVDDRYVLGQAIGKEARVVLAVLDAGFANKLSSLLDDNMRG from the coding sequence ATGAAACAGCCTCAATGGGTAGGATTAATCGGATTAGCTAACCGTGCAAGAAAAATTATTTCCGGCGAAGAACTAACAGTAAAAGAAATTCAAAGAGGCCAAGCTAAATTGATTGTGCTTTCAATGGATGCTTCGCCTAATACAAAGAAAAAAATTCAAGATAAAGCAAGTTTTTACCAAGTGCCCGTAAGGTGGGTAGATGATCGGTATGTTCTAGGCCAGGCAATTGGCAAAGAGGCTAGGGTTGTTTTAGCGGTGTTAGACGCAGGTTTTGCAAACAAGCTTTCCTCCCTTCTCGATGATAATATGCGGGGGTGA
- the infB gene encoding translation initiation factor IF-2, with protein sequence MSQKRVYEYAKQKNVSSKVVIDKLKELNVEVSNHMTVIDKGAMQKLDKSLNQSKTNNKPSASKGAPSKPKQGAKSQDSKRNPQQKGNNKAQGRNKQQGNKQRNVKPAAPTPPKVKELPEKITFTGSLTVTELAKKLNREPSEIIKKLFMLGVMATINQELDSDAIELIAGEYGVEVEEEILIDKADLEVYFEADEEGKAIERPAVVTIMGHVDHGKTTLLDSIRNTKVTEGEAGGITQHIGAYQIEEQGKKITFLDTPGHAAFTTMRARGAKITDITILVVAADDGVMPQTIEAINHAKAAEVPIIVAVNKIDKPTANPDRVMQELTEHGLLPEAWGGETIFVPLSAKHGEGIDTLLEMILLVAEVEELKANPNRRSIGTVIEAELDKGRGSVATLLVQNGTLNVGDPIVVGNTFGRVRAMVNDLGRRVKVAGPSTPVEITGLNDVPLAGDRFVVFEDEKTARQIGEARAQEALQAQRSEKSRVSLDNLFEHMKQGEMKDLNIVLKADVQGSLEAVAAALRKLEVEGVNVKIIHTGVGAITESDVILASASNAIVIGFNVRPDVNAKRAAEAEEVDVRLHRIIYKVIEEIEAAMKGMLDPEFQEKIIGQAEVRQTFKVSKVGTIAGSYVTDGKITRDSGVRLIRDGIVIFEGEVDALRRFKDDAKEVAQGYECGITIKNFNDVKEGDIIEAFIEEEIERK encoded by the coding sequence ATGAGTCAAAAAAGAGTGTATGAATATGCGAAACAAAAAAATGTGTCAAGTAAAGTGGTCATTGATAAATTAAAAGAGTTGAATGTAGAAGTCTCTAACCATATGACTGTTATTGACAAGGGGGCTATGCAAAAATTGGATAAATCATTAAATCAATCAAAAACAAATAATAAACCAAGTGCCAGTAAAGGTGCACCGTCAAAACCTAAGCAAGGAGCTAAATCTCAAGATTCTAAGAGAAATCCCCAGCAAAAAGGGAATAATAAAGCTCAAGGGCGTAACAAACAGCAAGGGAATAAACAGAGAAATGTAAAACCTGCTGCACCAACTCCGCCTAAAGTGAAAGAATTGCCAGAAAAAATTACGTTTACTGGTTCATTAACCGTAACCGAATTGGCAAAGAAGCTCAATCGCGAGCCGTCTGAAATTATTAAAAAGCTGTTCATGCTAGGTGTCATGGCTACAATTAACCAAGAGTTAGATAGTGATGCCATTGAACTAATTGCTGGTGAATACGGCGTAGAAGTAGAAGAAGAGATCTTAATTGATAAAGCGGATTTAGAAGTATATTTTGAAGCGGATGAAGAAGGGAAAGCGATTGAGCGACCAGCAGTTGTGACAATCATGGGACACGTTGACCATGGAAAAACAACGCTTCTTGACTCCATTCGAAATACGAAAGTCACTGAAGGAGAAGCTGGTGGAATCACTCAGCATATCGGTGCTTATCAAATTGAAGAGCAAGGCAAAAAAATCACGTTCCTTGATACACCTGGACATGCTGCGTTTACAACGATGCGTGCTCGCGGAGCGAAAATTACAGATATCACGATCCTTGTCGTGGCAGCAGATGATGGAGTGATGCCGCAAACGATTGAAGCGATCAATCATGCGAAAGCGGCAGAAGTGCCAATTATTGTTGCAGTAAACAAAATTGACAAGCCAACAGCGAATCCTGATCGCGTGATGCAAGAATTAACTGAGCATGGTCTTTTACCGGAAGCTTGGGGTGGCGAAACGATTTTCGTTCCTTTATCAGCGAAACATGGTGAAGGAATTGACACGTTGCTTGAAATGATTCTTTTAGTGGCTGAAGTAGAAGAGTTAAAAGCTAACCCTAATCGCCGTTCCATTGGAACAGTTATCGAGGCTGAGCTTGATAAAGGCCGCGGTTCGGTTGCAACATTGCTTGTTCAAAATGGTACATTAAATGTAGGAGATCCAATCGTTGTCGGCAACACGTTCGGTCGTGTGCGTGCAATGGTCAATGATTTAGGGCGCCGCGTAAAAGTAGCAGGACCTTCTACACCTGTGGAAATTACTGGATTGAATGACGTGCCATTAGCTGGAGACCGTTTCGTTGTTTTTGAAGATGAGAAAACAGCTCGCCAAATTGGTGAAGCACGTGCTCAAGAAGCATTGCAAGCGCAACGTAGCGAGAAATCTCGTGTCAGCTTAGATAATCTATTTGAACATATGAAACAAGGCGAAATGAAAGATTTAAATATCGTTTTAAAAGCTGACGTTCAAGGCTCGCTTGAAGCAGTTGCTGCTGCTTTGCGAAAACTTGAAGTAGAAGGCGTAAACGTGAAAATCATTCATACTGGTGTCGGAGCTATTACAGAGTCGGATGTTATTTTAGCATCAGCTTCTAATGCGATTGTTATCGGCTTCAATGTACGTCCAGATGTGAATGCAAAACGTGCAGCAGAAGCGGAAGAAGTCGATGTACGTCTTCACCGTATCATTTATAAAGTAATCGAAGAAATTGAAGCGGCAATGAAAGGAATGCTTGATCCTGAATTCCAAGAAAAAATCATCGGTCAAGCAGAAGTGCGTCAAACATTTAAAGTATCGAAAGTTGGTACAATTGCCGGATCTTATGTGACTGACGGTAAAATCACTCGCGATAGCGGTGTTCGTTTAATTCGTGATGGCATTGTTATTTTTGAAGGGGAAGTCGATGCACTGAGACGCTTCAAAGATGATGCGAAAGAAGTGGCTCAAGGTTATGAGTGCGGAATCACGATTAAAAACTTCAATGATGTGAAGGAAGGCGACATTATTGAAGCCTTCATTGAAGAGGAAATTGAGCGTAAATGA
- the rbfA gene encoding 30S ribosome-binding factor RbfA: MTLRSNRVGEQMKKELTDILNRKVKDPRIGFITVTDVEVTGDLQQAKVYITVLGDEQKREETLKALAKAKGFIRSEVGQRIRLRKTPELLFEFDESIAYGNRIDALLREIDSE, encoded by the coding sequence ATGACTCTTCGTTCTAATCGTGTCGGAGAACAAATGAAAAAAGAGCTAACGGATATTTTAAACCGTAAAGTGAAGGATCCTCGCATTGGCTTTATTACTGTTACAGATGTAGAGGTCACTGGTGATCTTCAACAAGCGAAGGTTTATATTACTGTCCTTGGCGATGAGCAGAAACGGGAAGAAACGTTAAAAGCTCTTGCAAAAGCGAAGGGATTTATCCGTTCTGAAGTGGGACAGAGAATCCGTCTTCGCAAAACACCGGAATTACTGTTTGAATTCGATGAATCCATCGCTTATGGAAATCGAATTGATGCTCTGCTACGAGAAATTGATAGCGAGTAG
- the truB gene encoding tRNA pseudouridine(55) synthase TruB has translation MNGILPLWKEKGMTSHDCVFRIRKILRTKKVGHTGTLDPDVEGVLPICIGRATKLSEYIMNSGKTYVAEVTIGYSTTTEDASGELVEQRAVTEPFSREDILRVLQSLTGEIVQTPPMYSAVKVNGKRLYEYARQGIEVERPSRKVMIEDIELLDDREVFAGETIRFSIRVVCGKGTYIRTLAVMIGERLGYPAHMSHLVRTSSGGFTQADCLTLQQLEEKQENNEVEAWLHPLEKGVLHLPKWEISDTLAEKVKNGAVLELPNDWPAGEAEAVVIFQGHLLAIYGLHPTKPGKVKPVKVLGD, from the coding sequence ATGAACGGTATATTACCACTTTGGAAAGAAAAAGGGATGACCTCTCATGACTGCGTCTTTCGTATTAGAAAAATCCTTCGCACAAAAAAAGTGGGCCATACTGGAACGCTTGATCCAGATGTGGAAGGGGTATTACCGATCTGTATTGGTCGAGCGACGAAACTATCGGAATATATTATGAATTCGGGAAAAACGTATGTTGCCGAAGTGACGATAGGTTATTCTACAACGACGGAGGATGCCTCTGGAGAGTTAGTTGAACAAAGAGCAGTAACTGAACCATTTTCAAGGGAAGATATCTTACGTGTATTGCAGTCTTTAACGGGAGAGATCGTTCAAACGCCACCGATGTATTCTGCAGTCAAAGTCAATGGGAAACGATTGTATGAATATGCTCGTCAAGGAATAGAAGTCGAACGGCCTTCTAGAAAAGTAATGATTGAAGACATAGAACTTCTTGACGATAGAGAAGTGTTTGCTGGAGAGACGATCCGCTTTTCTATTCGTGTCGTTTGTGGGAAAGGAACATATATCCGTACGTTAGCTGTCATGATCGGTGAAAGATTAGGTTATCCTGCTCATATGTCCCATTTAGTAAGAACCTCATCAGGTGGGTTTACTCAAGCAGACTGTTTGACTCTTCAGCAGTTAGAGGAGAAGCAAGAAAATAACGAAGTCGAAGCTTGGTTGCACCCACTTGAAAAAGGTGTTTTACATTTGCCGAAATGGGAGATAAGTGATACATTAGCAGAGAAAGTTAAAAATGGCGCTGTGCTTGAGTTGCCAAATGATTGGCCAGCAGGAGAAGCGGAAGCTGTCGTTATCTTTCAAGGGCATTTACTAGCTATATATGGTTTGCATCCGACAAAACCAGGGAAAGTAAAGCCTGTAAAAGTATTAGGTGATTGA
- a CDS encoding DUF503 domain-containing protein encodes MIGCVEVEYVIHESHSLKEKRAVLQRTITRLKQKLNVSVAETNHQDVWQRTQLTIVTVASSKQAAERELENALKFLDSFPEWERLMTSYEWL; translated from the coding sequence ATGATTGGTTGCGTTGAAGTAGAATATGTCATTCATGAGTCCCATTCTTTAAAAGAAAAACGGGCCGTGCTTCAACGTACAATCACTCGCCTAAAACAAAAATTAAATGTGTCTGTTGCTGAGACGAACCATCAAGACGTTTGGCAACGGACACAGCTTACCATTGTCACCGTCGCTTCCTCCAAACAAGCAGCTGAGAGGGAACTAGAAAACGCATTGAAATTTCTAGACTCGTTTCCTGAATGGGAGCGTCTGATGACATCCTATGAATGGTTATAG
- a CDS encoding polysaccharide deacetylase family protein — translation MSVTKKVTSIVVIAIITFTIMNHTPINTYINSLKYDTVAVQKPIRSLEDRVKSEAKKRHKEPQDAVIDRVWKKTPGYNGLEVDIEKSLKNMKKDGIFVEKHLIYRQVPPKIHLKDLSPAPIYRGHPDKPMVSFAINVAWGEEYLPEMLSILKKHHIHATFFFEGRWVKKHPDLAKMIIKAGHEAGNHSYSHPNMAVLSISKTNEEMVKTNEVIEAVTGYKPKLFAPPSGSFDDHTVQEAHRLGMWTTLWTVDTVDWRKPTPGELIERVMNKVHPGAIILMHPTKSSSASLDTLIKEIKAKKFKIGTVSNLLSETQVLSSDTN, via the coding sequence ATGTCAGTAACAAAAAAAGTCACTAGTATAGTCGTCATAGCTATCATCACATTTACGATTATGAATCATACACCTATTAATACCTATATAAATAGCCTAAAATATGATACGGTCGCTGTACAAAAGCCCATTCGATCGTTAGAGGATAGAGTGAAGAGTGAAGCAAAAAAGCGCCACAAAGAACCTCAAGATGCCGTTATCGATCGTGTATGGAAAAAGACACCTGGATATAACGGACTTGAAGTGGACATTGAGAAATCTTTAAAAAATATGAAAAAGGATGGAATATTTGTTGAAAAACATTTAATATACAGGCAGGTACCTCCCAAGATACATTTAAAGGACTTATCGCCAGCTCCGATTTATCGGGGGCATCCTGATAAACCAATGGTTAGCTTTGCTATAAATGTAGCTTGGGGAGAAGAATATTTACCTGAGATGCTGTCGATATTGAAGAAACATCATATTCATGCCACCTTTTTTTTTGAAGGCCGTTGGGTAAAAAAACATCCTGATCTTGCGAAGATGATCATTAAAGCTGGACATGAAGCGGGAAATCATTCTTATTCACATCCAAATATGGCCGTTTTAAGCATAAGCAAAACAAATGAAGAAATGGTCAAGACAAATGAAGTGATCGAAGCGGTCACCGGTTATAAACCTAAATTATTCGCTCCGCCTAGCGGAAGTTTTGATGACCATACCGTACAGGAAGCTCATAGGCTTGGTATGTGGACCACATTATGGACAGTGGATACGGTTGATTGGAGAAAGCCAACACCCGGGGAACTGATTGAACGGGTGATGAATAAAGTTCATCCAGGGGCTATTATTTTAATGCATCCGACAAAATCTTCATCTGCTTCTTTAGACACCCTTATTAAAGAAATCAAAGCAAAGAAGTTTAAAATCGGTACGGTGTCCAACCTATTAAGTGAGACCCAGGTGTTATCGAGTGATACGAATTAG
- the rpsO gene encoding 30S ribosomal protein S15, with protein sequence MALTQERKNEIISQFKTHESDTGSPEVQIAVLTEQINTLNDHLRTHKKDHHSRRGLLKMVGRRRNLLTYLRNKDVQRYRELIQKLGLRR encoded by the coding sequence ATGGCATTAACTCAAGAACGTAAGAATGAAATCATCAGCCAATTTAAAACACATGAGAGTGACACAGGATCTCCAGAAGTACAAATCGCTGTACTTACTGAGCAAATCAACACTCTAAACGATCATTTACGTACTCACAAAAAAGATCATCATTCACGTCGTGGTCTTTTGAAAATGGTAGGACGTCGTCGTAACTTGTTAACGTACCTTCGTAACAAAGACGTTCAACGTTACCGTGAACTAATTCAAAAACTTGGTTTACGTCGATAA
- the rnpM gene encoding RNase P modulator RnpM, with product MANPKKVPLRKCVATGEMKSKKEMVRIVRSKEGDVSVDLTGKKSGRGAYLSKSKEAVELAKKRGILSRHLSSEIPDAVFEELLSLVEKERH from the coding sequence ATGGCTAATCCTAAAAAAGTTCCATTAAGAAAATGTGTAGCTACAGGAGAAATGAAGTCGAAAAAAGAAATGGTAAGAATCGTTCGTTCGAAAGAAGGGGACGTATCTGTTGACTTAACCGGTAAAAAGTCTGGGCGCGGAGCTTATTTATCGAAAAGTAAAGAAGCTGTTGAATTAGCGAAAAAAAGAGGAATCTTATCTCGGCATTTAAGTTCAGAGATTCCGGATGCTGTTTTTGAGGAATTGCTGTCTCTTGTAGAAAAGGAGAGGCATTAA